One window of the Niallia circulans genome contains the following:
- a CDS encoding phosphoglycerate dehydrogenase — translation MSTTTVKEVKTIKTLNNIAASGLNVFKKGNFTMDDTCANPDAILLRSFNMHGLELGDNLKAIARAGAGVNNIPVEQCTAKGIVVFNTPGANANAVKEMVLMSLMASSRNLFEGVSWAKTLVTEGDQVPKLVEAGKKQFVGHEIKGKTLGVIGLGAIGALVANDALALDMDVIGYDPFLSVDTAWNLSRNVKRAMTLDQLFAESDYITVHVPLTEDTKGMFNKKAFSLMKPGTQILNFSRGELVNEIDMAVALEDGKIGRYITDFPNENVLQMKNTIAIPHLGASTGESEENCAVMAARQVKDFLETGNVKNAVNFPNASIPYAGKRRVTAFHLNVPNMVGQMTQVISTYQLNIADMINRSRGEYAYTMIDIDNQVADEIVPLLSKQLKEIDGIVMLRVI, via the coding sequence ATGAGCACTACGACTGTTAAAGAAGTAAAAACAATTAAAACGTTAAATAATATTGCAGCAAGTGGACTAAACGTATTTAAAAAAGGGAATTTTACAATGGATGATACGTGTGCCAATCCTGATGCGATACTTTTACGCAGCTTTAATATGCATGGGTTGGAATTGGGAGATAATTTAAAGGCAATAGCACGTGCAGGTGCAGGAGTAAATAATATACCAGTTGAACAATGTACTGCAAAAGGAATTGTTGTATTTAATACACCTGGTGCGAATGCAAATGCCGTAAAAGAGATGGTGCTCATGTCATTAATGGCTTCTTCCCGAAATTTATTTGAAGGAGTGTCATGGGCCAAAACCCTTGTTACGGAAGGGGATCAAGTTCCAAAACTTGTGGAAGCAGGTAAAAAACAATTTGTTGGTCATGAAATTAAAGGAAAAACACTAGGTGTAATTGGCTTAGGTGCAATTGGTGCTCTCGTAGCAAACGATGCTCTTGCTCTTGATATGGATGTTATTGGGTATGATCCATTTCTTTCTGTTGATACTGCCTGGAATTTGTCACGTAATGTCAAGCGAGCAATGACATTAGATCAATTATTTGCAGAGTCTGACTACATTACGGTTCATGTTCCATTAACAGAAGACACGAAGGGCATGTTTAATAAAAAGGCATTTTCCTTAATGAAACCAGGGACACAAATTCTAAATTTTTCTCGTGGAGAGCTAGTGAATGAAATAGACATGGCTGTTGCATTGGAAGATGGAAAGATCGGACGCTATATAACAGACTTCCCAAATGAAAATGTTCTCCAAATGAAAAATACGATTGCAATTCCACATCTTGGAGCATCTACAGGAGAATCAGAAGAAAATTGTGCAGTAATGGCAGCGCGTCAAGTAAAGGATTTCTTAGAAACCGGAAATGTTAAAAATGCAGTAAACTTTCCGAATGCATCTATCCCCTATGCGGGGAAACGTCGGGTGACGGCCTTCCATTTAAATGTTCCTAATATGGTTGGTCAAATGACACAAGTCATTTCTACTTATCAGTTAAATATTGCTGATATGATAAATAGAAGTCGAGGCGAGTATGCATACACGATGATAGATATTGATAACCAAGTAGCGGATGAGATTGTTCCTCTTTTATCTAAGCAATTAAAGGAAATCGACGGAATTGTAATGCTGAGAGTTATCTAA
- a CDS encoding ribose-phosphate diphosphokinase, with protein MPNTYQGTKLKVFALNSSLELAQEIVDHLGTELGKCTVKKFSDGEIQINIEESVRGCEVFVIQSTCDPVNQSIMELLIMIDALKRASVNTINVVIPYYGYARQDRKAQPREPITAKLVANLIQKSGADRVITLDLHAPQTQGFFNIPVDQLVGIPLLADYLNTKEFSHDVVVVAPDHGSVTRARELADRLKAPIAIIDKRGPKDFGPREVNVVGNIEGKTAIIIDDIVDTSYRITTAAKALLDNGAEDIYACCIHPVLSEPAIDMIQESQIKELIVTNSIPLTEEKRIDKITQLSIAELLSDAISRVYEHKSVSVLFK; from the coding sequence ATGCCCAATACATATCAAGGAACCAAATTAAAAGTTTTCGCACTCAATTCGTCGCTAGAACTAGCTCAAGAAATCGTGGATCATCTTGGTACCGAATTAGGAAAATGTACAGTCAAAAAATTCAGTGATGGTGAAATTCAAATCAATATTGAAGAAAGTGTCCGCGGCTGCGAAGTATTTGTTATTCAATCTACATGTGATCCAGTAAATCAAAGTATTATGGAATTGCTTATCATGATAGATGCGTTAAAACGAGCTTCTGTTAACACTATTAACGTTGTTATTCCGTATTATGGATATGCACGTCAAGATAGAAAAGCTCAGCCAAGAGAGCCCATTACCGCTAAGCTAGTTGCCAATTTAATTCAAAAATCTGGTGCAGACCGTGTGATAACTTTAGATTTACATGCACCACAAACACAAGGCTTCTTTAATATCCCAGTTGATCAATTAGTAGGTATCCCGCTCCTTGCCGATTATTTAAATACGAAAGAATTTTCACATGATGTTGTTGTAGTTGCCCCAGACCACGGCAGCGTAACTCGTGCACGTGAGCTCGCAGACCGCTTAAAAGCACCTATCGCTATTATCGATAAACGAGGCCCAAAAGATTTCGGTCCACGCGAAGTAAACGTTGTTGGTAATATTGAAGGAAAAACGGCAATTATTATAGACGATATAGTGGATACCTCTTATCGAATTACTACTGCCGCGAAAGCCTTACTTGATAATGGAGCTGAAGACATATACGCATGCTGTATTCATCCTGTTTTATCTGAACCAGCTATTGATATGATTCAAGAATCACAAATTAAGGAATTGATTGTAACAAACAGCATTCCACTTACGGAAGAAAAAAGAATCGACAAGATTACACAGTTATCTATTGCTGAATTACTAAGTGATGCCATCAGCCGCGTTTATGAACATAAGTCAGTAAGTGTGTTATTTAAATAA
- a CDS encoding amino acid permease: MQQETLSRGLKNRHVQLIAIGGAIGTGLFLGAGKSIHLAGPSILFAYIITGIICFLIMRALGELLLSNLEYHSFVDFVNDYFGKKAAFVTGWTYWFCWISIAMADLTAIGLYTKLWFPHVPQWLPGFIALIVLLIMNLATVKLFGEMEFWFALVKVIAIIALIIIGFIMIVKGFSTDAGPSSFTNLWNHGGMFPNGMNGFILSFQMVVFAFVGIELVGLTAGETENPEKVIPKAINNIPIRILIFYVGALLIIMSIYPWNAINPAESPFVQVFLAVGITAAAGIVNFVVLTSAASACNSAIFSTSRMMFALAKEKNAPESLAKLTKNQVPSNALFFSVIVVLIAVILNYIMPEGVFTLITSISTVCFIFIWAITVLCHLKYRKSRPALAAKNKFKMPLFPFANYLILLFLAFVLVVLALAEDTRVALFVTPVWFILLLVIYQIKWKQSAN, encoded by the coding sequence ATGCAGCAAGAAACATTGTCTAGAGGATTGAAAAACAGACATGTTCAATTAATTGCAATTGGAGGAGCAATAGGAACAGGGCTTTTTCTAGGGGCTGGTAAATCAATCCACTTAGCGGGCCCATCTATTCTATTTGCCTACATCATAACTGGTATCATTTGTTTTTTGATTATGCGAGCACTAGGAGAACTGCTTTTATCTAATCTGGAATATCATTCCTTCGTAGATTTTGTAAATGACTATTTTGGCAAAAAAGCTGCCTTTGTAACAGGATGGACGTACTGGTTTTGTTGGATTTCGATTGCAATGGCAGATTTAACTGCTATCGGCTTGTATACAAAGCTTTGGTTTCCTCATGTACCTCAATGGTTACCAGGTTTTATTGCTTTAATTGTCTTACTTATTATGAACTTAGCTACAGTAAAGCTTTTTGGAGAGATGGAATTTTGGTTCGCTTTAGTTAAAGTTATTGCCATTATTGCATTAATTATTATTGGCTTCATTATGATAGTAAAAGGTTTTTCAACAGATGCGGGTCCTTCAAGCTTTACCAATCTGTGGAATCATGGCGGCATGTTTCCTAATGGAATGAATGGGTTTATTCTTTCTTTTCAAATGGTTGTTTTTGCTTTTGTAGGAATTGAATTAGTAGGGCTTACAGCTGGGGAAACTGAGAATCCTGAAAAGGTTATTCCAAAGGCAATTAATAATATTCCGATAAGAATTTTAATTTTTTATGTGGGGGCATTGCTTATTATTATGAGTATTTACCCTTGGAATGCCATTAATCCCGCTGAAAGTCCTTTTGTTCAAGTATTCCTGGCTGTTGGGATAACAGCAGCGGCAGGAATTGTGAACTTTGTCGTGTTAACTTCCGCAGCATCAGCCTGTAACAGTGCGATTTTTAGCACAAGCAGAATGATGTTTGCGTTGGCAAAGGAAAAGAATGCACCAGAATCTCTTGCTAAATTAACAAAAAATCAAGTGCCATCAAATGCGCTATTCTTTTCTGTGATTGTCGTGTTAATTGCTGTTATTTTAAATTACATCATGCCAGAAGGCGTATTTACGTTAATCACAAGCATATCGACCGTTTGCTTTATCTTTATTTGGGCAATTACTGTTCTTTGTCATTTAAAGTATCGTAAATCACGCCCAGCACTAGCGGCAAAAAATAAATTTAAAATGCCACTCTTTCCATTTGCAAATTATCTTATTCTTCTTTTTCTAGCGTTTGTCCTTGTTGTATTAGCGCTTGCTGAAGATACAAGAGTTGCATTATTTGTTACACCAGTCTGGTTTATCTTGTTATTGGTGATTTATCAAATTAAGTGGAAACAATCTGCAAATTAA
- a CDS encoding ABC transporter ATP-binding protein → MIKVQGINKSFKVAKRAAGLREGLKALVSREHTIVHALKDVSFTINPGEIVGYIGPNGAGKSTTIKVMSGILVPDSGACEIMGYTPWQDRVEYVKNIGVVFGQRSQLWWDVPVIDSFALLKDIYHVSDKDYKETLSLLMETLELKDIIHSPVRQLSLGQRMRCEIAASLIHNPQILFLDEPTIGLDAVSKIAVRNFIKKINKQKNVTVILTTHDMFDIEALCDRVLLIGKGSLLYDGNLQELRSRFGSHRTITADYKSSNAPIEIPGADILSWTEERAILSVDTSVISVSEVIMQLSHSLDLVDVSVTSQPIEDIIVQLYKEYEI, encoded by the coding sequence TTGATTAAGGTTCAGGGAATCAATAAATCCTTTAAGGTTGCGAAGAGGGCAGCAGGTCTTCGAGAAGGACTGAAAGCTCTTGTTTCAAGGGAGCATACGATTGTCCATGCATTAAAGGATGTAAGTTTTACAATAAATCCTGGAGAAATTGTGGGGTATATCGGTCCAAATGGAGCAGGAAAATCAACGACGATTAAAGTAATGAGTGGTATTCTAGTACCAGACAGCGGCGCTTGTGAAATTATGGGCTATACCCCTTGGCAGGATCGTGTAGAATATGTGAAAAATATTGGCGTAGTTTTTGGGCAGCGATCCCAGCTATGGTGGGACGTCCCAGTAATTGATTCATTTGCCCTTTTAAAAGATATTTATCATGTATCAGACAAGGACTATAAGGAAACACTCTCGTTATTAATGGAAACACTCGAGTTAAAAGATATCATACATTCACCAGTAAGACAGCTCAGTTTAGGGCAGCGGATGCGTTGTGAAATTGCTGCTTCTCTTATCCATAATCCACAAATTCTCTTCTTAGATGAACCTACCATTGGTCTTGATGCCGTAAGCAAGATAGCAGTAAGAAATTTTATAAAAAAAATCAATAAACAAAAGAACGTAACGGTTATCCTGACAACACATGATATGTTTGATATCGAAGCACTATGTGACCGCGTTCTTCTAATAGGAAAAGGGAGCCTGTTATATGATGGGAATTTGCAGGAATTAAGAAGCCGTTTTGGCTCTCATCGTACCATTACTGCAGACTATAAATCTAGCAATGCACCAATTGAAATTCCAGGAGCCGATATTCTTTCTTGGACGGAGGAAAGAGCCATTTTAAGTGTAGATACATCGGTAATTTCTGTCTCGGAAGTTATTATGCAATTGTCTCATTCTCTGGATCTTGTCGACGTTTCTGTAACATCACAGCCGATTGAAGATATTATTGTACAGCTTTATAAGGAGTACGAAATATGA
- a CDS encoding ABC transporter permease translates to MRIIKPYVAVLRLRLLNGMQYRAAALAGVATQFFWGFIYIMIFQAFYAQTMGEQPISLEELVTYLWLQQSFLAFIMLWFRDNELFDLITTGNIAYELCRPIGIYEYWFSKLLAQRLASALLRCFPILLLAFLLPSAYRLMLPPDLKTFILFCISLLLGLFVLVSISMFIYISVFITLSPMGSLLVFGVVGEFFAGMVIPIPLLPEWLQQIVYLLPFRLTADFPFRVYSGNIPNSEAVEGIMIQLIWLVALVFLGKMALHKAMKKVIVQGG, encoded by the coding sequence ATGAGGATAATTAAACCATATGTGGCTGTGTTAAGATTACGATTATTAAATGGGATGCAATACCGGGCAGCCGCTTTAGCGGGAGTGGCTACACAGTTTTTCTGGGGATTTATTTATATTATGATTTTTCAAGCTTTTTATGCACAAACGATGGGAGAACAGCCGATTTCCTTGGAAGAATTAGTTACTTATTTATGGTTGCAGCAATCTTTTTTAGCGTTTATTATGCTATGGTTTCGTGACAATGAATTGTTTGATTTAATAACGACAGGAAATATTGCCTATGAGTTATGCAGACCAATTGGGATTTATGAATACTGGTTTAGTAAGTTATTAGCGCAGCGGTTAGCAAGTGCGCTGCTAAGGTGCTTCCCCATACTATTACTGGCATTTCTCCTTCCGTCTGCTTATCGGCTAATGTTACCGCCAGATTTAAAAACATTTATATTATTTTGTATTTCCCTCTTATTAGGATTGTTCGTATTAGTGTCTATTTCTATGTTTATTTATATTTCCGTTTTTATTACGCTTTCCCCAATGGGATCTCTGTTAGTATTTGGTGTAGTAGGGGAGTTCTTTGCTGGAATGGTAATACCTATTCCGCTTTTGCCAGAGTGGCTTCAGCAAATTGTTTACCTTCTTCCCTTCCGATTAACGGCAGATTTTCCGTTTCGAGTCTATTCTGGTAACATTCCGAACAGCGAAGCAGTTGAAGGAATCATGATTCAATTAATATGGCTGGTAGCACTTGTGTTTCTTGGGAAAATGGCATTACATAAAGCGATGAAAAAAGTCATTGTACAAGGAGGGTAA
- a CDS encoding ABC transporter permease, with translation MRLYFQYLLLLFKSQMQYRTSFWLLSLGQFLVPFSAFAGLYFLFERFGQIKGWDFYEVGLCFAVIHMAFALSECFARGFDNFSSLVASGDFDRLLVRPRTTFIQVLGSKFEFTRVGRLLQSVMVLGWALFNLAIDWNIMKCITLLLMILSGVFIFTGIFILAATLSFWTIQGLEIANIFTDGGREMAQYPLNIYQKWVTRFFTFVIPFGAVNYLPLLYLLGKGGEAEWLYMLTPLAGILFILPCILVWIVGVRHYRSTGS, from the coding sequence ATGCGCCTTTATTTTCAATACCTTCTGCTATTATTTAAATCACAAATGCAGTATCGAACGTCTTTTTGGCTATTGTCATTAGGGCAGTTTCTTGTTCCCTTTTCTGCCTTTGCTGGATTATATTTCTTGTTTGAAAGGTTTGGGCAAATTAAAGGCTGGGATTTTTATGAGGTTGGTCTTTGTTTTGCTGTCATTCATATGGCTTTTGCATTAAGTGAATGCTTCGCAAGAGGATTTGATAATTTCTCCAGTCTTGTTGCCAGCGGTGATTTTGATAGATTGCTTGTTCGACCAAGGACGACTTTTATACAAGTGTTAGGTTCGAAATTTGAATTTACAAGAGTGGGAAGGTTATTGCAGAGTGTTATGGTTCTAGGGTGGGCTTTATTTAATCTAGCAATTGATTGGAACATAATGAAGTGCATCACCCTATTGTTAATGATTTTAAGTGGTGTTTTTATTTTTACAGGAATATTTATTTTGGCAGCGACTCTTAGCTTTTGGACCATTCAAGGATTGGAGATTGCTAATATTTTTACCGATGGTGGCAGGGAAATGGCTCAGTATCCATTAAATATTTATCAAAAATGGGTGACGCGTTTTTTTACTTTTGTTATTCCTTTTGGCGCTGTCAATTATTTACCTTTGCTTTACCTCCTTGGTAAGGGAGGAGAAGCAGAATGGTTATATATGCTAACACCGCTGGCAGGTATTCTATTTATCCTTCCTTGTATTCTTGTGTGGATAGTTGGTGTGCGTCACTATCGGTCAACCGGTTCGTAA
- a CDS encoding YozQ family protein produces the protein MNKDSNTNPAGKTHQPDEKKQKDEASKGLKETHDQANDSLTEGTIDKKKNKE, from the coding sequence ATGAATAAAGATTCAAACACAAACCCTGCAGGCAAAACTCATCAGCCTGACGAGAAGAAACAAAAGGATGAAGCTTCAAAAGGATTGAAAGAAACGCATGATCAAGCAAATGATAGTTTAACAGAAGGAACAATTGATAAGAAAAAAAACAAAGAATAA
- a CDS encoding polysaccharide deacetylase family protein has translation MKKRWKILIGFLVLLLILFGAYQLMNARSFQLFGGLTDYVKTKEKVVALTFDDGPTKNVDDILSLLDAYDAKATFFLIGNEIEKNPLLAEEIAEKGHQLGNHTYSHERMIFKSQAFIRNEVEKTNQLIEKAGYTGEIDFRPPNGKKLVGLPYFLKQAEIDTILWNMEPDTYYQTAEDKINYVKESVKPGSIILMHPMYDKTGQERKALKGILKTLTEAGYTFVTVNELQEMADSNN, from the coding sequence ATGAAAAAAAGATGGAAGATATTAATTGGCTTTTTGGTTTTGTTGCTTATCCTATTTGGTGCCTATCAACTAATGAACGCTCGATCTTTTCAATTATTCGGTGGATTAACCGATTATGTAAAGACAAAGGAGAAAGTAGTTGCTTTAACATTTGATGATGGACCTACTAAAAATGTAGATGATATTCTGTCCTTACTAGATGCTTACGATGCAAAAGCAACTTTTTTTCTAATTGGAAATGAAATAGAAAAAAATCCTCTTTTGGCAGAGGAAATTGCGGAAAAAGGACATCAACTTGGAAATCATACATACTCACATGAGCGTATGATATTTAAGTCGCAAGCTTTTATAAGGAATGAAGTAGAAAAAACAAATCAATTAATTGAAAAAGCTGGTTATACAGGTGAAATAGACTTCAGACCGCCTAATGGAAAGAAGCTAGTTGGGCTTCCTTATTTCTTGAAACAAGCAGAAATAGATACGATTCTATGGAACATGGAGCCTGATACGTATTATCAGACAGCAGAAGACAAGATAAACTATGTGAAAGAGTCAGTAAAGCCAGGGTCCATTATTTTGATGCACCCAATGTATGATAAGACAGGGCAAGAACGAAAAGCGCTAAAAGGAATTTTAAAAACACTAACAGAAGCTGGGTATACATTTGTTACGGTTAATGAACTTCAAGAGATGGCAGATAGCAATAATTAA
- a CDS encoding DUF3231 family protein — MDARPKPLNIDLKQTDLSEKLTSAELGKLWATYMGNSMSKCFLHYFLQHVEDSDIKKLLKNALKLSTEFLSISAEILSKENFPLPKGFSLEEDVNLHAPRLFEDEYYVHYLKYAAKAGISIYNVAIPLVFRKDVKEFFQYCMSSTVRLIEQIKEILMKKGFTRKPPIIPIPESQMFVQKDFLNGYFGHVRSLHALEIAHLYDNIENNVASKALIMAFSQVVQQEEIRELFIRGKNFTDKHVEQYMEKLHNDHLPTPSFLDHLITTSTVSPFSDKIMLFHKMDMFSMKIRSFGNSIAVNGRHDIAFMYTRALTQIGLFTEDAAKIMIKNGWMEHPPFAVKRES; from the coding sequence ATGGACGCGAGACCAAAACCATTGAATATAGATTTAAAACAAACTGACCTAAGTGAAAAGCTAACATCAGCGGAATTAGGTAAACTTTGGGCAACTTATATGGGCAACAGCATGTCAAAATGTTTTCTCCATTATTTCCTTCAGCATGTCGAGGATTCTGATATTAAAAAGCTATTGAAAAATGCCTTAAAGTTGAGCACAGAATTTTTATCTATATCAGCAGAAATACTTTCAAAGGAGAATTTTCCATTGCCAAAGGGTTTTTCCCTAGAAGAAGATGTAAACCTTCATGCTCCTCGTTTGTTTGAAGATGAATACTATGTTCATTATCTTAAGTATGCCGCTAAGGCTGGAATAAGCATTTATAACGTAGCTATTCCCCTTGTTTTTCGAAAGGATGTAAAAGAATTTTTCCAATATTGTATGAGTTCTACCGTACGTTTAATAGAGCAAATTAAGGAAATATTAATGAAAAAGGGCTTCACCCGTAAACCGCCTATTATTCCCATTCCTGAAAGTCAAATGTTTGTTCAGAAGGATTTTTTAAATGGGTATTTTGGACATGTGAGATCTTTACATGCTTTAGAAATAGCACATCTTTACGATAATATCGAGAACAATGTTGCGAGTAAAGCATTGATAATGGCATTTAGTCAGGTTGTCCAACAAGAAGAGATTCGAGAACTCTTTATAAGAGGAAAGAACTTTACCGATAAACATGTTGAACAGTATATGGAAAAACTACATAATGATCATTTACCAACACCATCGTTTCTTGATCACTTAATTACAACATCAACCGTTTCTCCTTTTTCGGATAAAATAATGTTATTTCATAAAATGGATATGTTTTCGATGAAAATCAGATCCTTTGGAAACTCAATAGCTGTAAATGGTCGGCATGATATTGCCTTTATGTATACAAGAGCATTAACACAGATAGGTTTATTTACAGAAGATGCTGCTAAAATTATGATTAAAAATGGCTGGATGGAGCATCCACCCTTTGCAGTGAAACGTGAAAGCTAA
- a CDS encoding response regulator transcription factor: MKILIVEDDKTIASGLDYSLQSENYETIICHDAKGARKTIEAELNHIDLCLFDLSLPDGSGYELCELVKSKSDKPVIFLTALDDEVNVVMGLDMGADDYITKPFRLRELLSRIKSVLRRYNVQPQNTPFIEIDDIRINTLEGKIYKKDEEVVVTALEYRLFLIFANNLGQVLTRTQLLERIWDVAGDFVNDNTLTVYIKRLREKLEDNPQKPTIIKTVRGLGYKVGD; the protein is encoded by the coding sequence ATGAAAATACTAATAGTTGAAGATGATAAAACAATTGCTTCTGGTTTAGATTACAGTTTACAAAGTGAAAATTATGAAACAATTATTTGTCATGATGCCAAAGGTGCGAGAAAAACGATAGAGGCAGAGCTTAACCATATCGATCTATGTTTATTTGACTTGTCTCTGCCAGATGGTTCTGGTTATGAATTATGTGAGCTTGTGAAAAGTAAATCAGATAAGCCCGTTATCTTTTTAACGGCATTAGATGATGAAGTTAATGTAGTAATGGGACTTGATATGGGGGCAGATGACTATATTACTAAACCGTTTCGCCTGAGAGAGCTTCTTTCAAGAATAAAATCCGTATTGCGCCGCTACAATGTACAGCCCCAAAATACTCCTTTCATCGAAATCGACGATATACGTATTAATACTTTGGAAGGAAAGATCTATAAAAAGGATGAAGAAGTAGTAGTCACGGCCCTGGAATACCGGTTATTTTTGATATTCGCCAATAATTTAGGCCAAGTTTTAACAAGGACACAGCTATTGGAGCGAATCTGGGATGTTGCAGGGGATTTTGTTAATGACAATACCTTAACAGTTTACATTAAAAGGCTCCGCGAGAAATTAGAAGATAATCCCCAAAAGCCAACCATTATAAAAACTGTCCGTGGTCTTGGTTATAAGGTAGGTGACTAG
- a CDS encoding sensor histidine kinase — protein MLRNREWKVLILILAIISIVAIIYALTVFSFAVAAYLLSVISIIFISFFLFTRFRYKEIENLSSYLQRISNGDESLDIRDNVEGELSILKNNIYKVTLMLSEHSSLLRQEKLKLTDAISDISHQLKTPLTSMVVMTDLLSNPHLEESKRREFTNNISIQLERMEWLVSSLLKLSKMDAGTIPFKKEKVVVKALIHKAVEPVLIPIDIKEQTLQITGDDSVTYIGDFNWTVEAIINILKNCVEHTGEGGQIHISFAENVLFTEIVIHDNGKGIAKKDLPYIFKRFYKGENASEDSIGIGLAMAYSIIKSQHGDIEVRSKIGKGTTFHIKFYKQVI, from the coding sequence ATGCTTCGTAATCGGGAATGGAAAGTACTGATACTTATTTTAGCAATCATAAGCATAGTAGCGATTATATATGCGCTTACCGTCTTTTCTTTCGCTGTGGCCGCATATTTGCTTAGCGTTATCAGCATTATTTTTATTAGCTTTTTTTTATTTACAAGATTCCGTTATAAGGAAATAGAAAACCTTTCGAGCTACTTACAGCGAATAAGTAATGGAGATGAAAGTCTGGACATCCGCGACAATGTCGAAGGTGAATTAAGTATTTTAAAAAATAATATCTATAAAGTTACCTTAATGCTTTCTGAACATAGCTCACTTCTTCGTCAGGAAAAATTGAAACTGACAGATGCAATTTCTGATATCTCTCATCAATTGAAAACACCGCTGACTTCCATGGTGGTAATGACTGATTTGTTAAGCAATCCCCATCTAGAGGAATCAAAACGGCGTGAGTTTACGAATAATATCTCGATACAGCTGGAAAGAATGGAGTGGTTAGTTTCTTCTTTGCTGAAATTATCGAAAATGGATGCTGGGACGATTCCTTTTAAAAAGGAAAAAGTAGTTGTGAAAGCACTAATTCATAAGGCGGTTGAACCAGTATTAATTCCGATCGATATAAAAGAACAGACTTTGCAGATTACTGGAGATGATAGTGTTACATACATAGGTGATTTTAACTGGACAGTAGAAGCAATAATAAATATTTTAAAAAATTGTGTAGAACACACCGGAGAAGGTGGACAAATACACATTAGTTTCGCAGAAAATGTTTTGTTTACAGAAATAGTTATTCACGATAACGGCAAAGGCATCGCTAAAAAAGATTTACCTTATATTTTTAAACGATTTTATAAAGGGGAAAATGCTAGTGAAGACAGCATCGGCATAGGCTTAGCAATGGCCTATAGTATTATAAAAAGCCAGCATGGGGATATTGAAGTAAGAAGTAAGATAGGAAAAGGAACTACTTTTCATATTAAATTCTATAAACAAGTGATTTAG